The window TGGCTTCTGGTGCCTTCTACAGTTTAATGAAACTGATGGAAGTGGGTCACTCAACCCATCAGTCAAAATGTTGCCGTTAAAAACCAACCAACATGGGAAGTAACAGACTACAGAGCAGTGGCTTACAGAGGATTTTATTTCCATAGTTGTAGTCTAAGTAAACCGTTTTTATCGATGTTCTGGTTTGCCGGACATTAGGGTTTATAGGTGGCTTGAGAGTTATTTCACCTTTTTCAATATTTCACACAAGATTTAGAGCAAGTAATATCACATTCGTTTTGTGATATAGGTTACACTGTGAATTGTCACAAAATAGCCTATTTTGTTTGAATGGGTGAGGAGCAGCCTTCTGGGGGGCTACACATCGAAGCCAGGGGATTTAGGAGTGAAGGTTACCTACACAGTTATATAACGAGGGCCATACCGGCTGCAGTACACAGGCAGCTCAATTATGATATGTTGCACAAGTCTTAACAAAAGAGctgatttgattggtcaaaagaccaattagtgagaaAAAAAGCTCGGAATTggtctgtgtaaacgcagccaatgAGAGAACGTATGGCGAAACTTCTGCTTGTTCCGGGTACAGTGTGTTTTTGAGTGACACTTCTAACCCCTTCTCTTCCTAGGTGTTCTCATCTGCAAGACGATTCCTTTTGTTCAGACTATGGCCATAGTGACAGGGATTCTCACAATGACCTGCATCGCCGTGGAGAGGTACCAGGGAATTGTCTACCCTTTGAAAATGAGGAGGCAGTACACTCCGAAAAGAGCATACAAGATGCTAGGTatgcttttaaaaaaataaacactttCTGCTTTTGTGTTAATGGTGTACGGCAGTGAGAGTagagaagggagggtggggaggaagagaaatgagagaggggaggactAAAGGTCACCAGGCACAGACATTATGAGAGGATAGTAGCCTATGAGAGTTCTTCAGAAATGATTGAATTTCTTTCATAATATAAAAAAAGTGGAGTATGGTGTGTAGATAAGTGGAAAAAAATGCATAAAGCTCTGAGGCACTGAcaacaaaaatagaaaaaaatggcttaggtggcttatggtagtgaAATGAACAtcacattctctggcaacagctttggtgtacatttctgcagtcagcatgccaatggcACGCTCCTCAACTTGATacatctgtggtgttgtgttgtgtgacaaaactccacattttagtgtgaccttttattgtcctcagcacaaggtgcacctgtgtaatgatcaagctgtttaatcagcttcttgatatgccacacctgtcaggtggatggattatcttggcaaaggagaaatgctcactaacagggatgaaaacaaatgtatacacaatttgagagaaattcgctttttgtgtgtatggaacatttctgggatctttgtttgtatttttgttcagtgtatataggaGATAGGTCTcgtaccaaatggcactctatctcTTACCAATCACTATAGCATGATGCTCGACTTGTGTTGAATTCATTCATATGTTAAACATACAGAATAGGAACATTCTATTCCAGCTAACCAATAGATATACAGGATAGGAACATTTTATTCCAGCTACCCAATAGATATACAGAATAGGAACATTCTATTCCAGCTAACCAATAGATATACAGGATAGGAACATTCTATTCCAGCTACCCAATAGACATACAGAATAGGAACATTCTATTCCAGCTAACCAATAGATATACAGGATAGGAACATTCTATTCCAGCTACCCAATAGATATACAGGATAGGAACATTCTATTCCAGCTACCCAATAGATACACAGGATAGGAACATTTTATTCCAGCTACCCAATAGATATACAGGATAGGAACATTCTATTCCAGCTACCCAATAGATATACAGGATAGGAACATTCTATTCCAGCTACCCAATAGATATACAGGATAGGAACATTCTATTCCAGCTACCCAATAGATATACAGGATaggaacattccattccagctaccCAATAGATATACAGGATaagaacattccattccagctaccCAATAGATATACAGGATAGGAACATTCTATTCCAGCTACCCAATAGATATACAGGATAGGAACATTCTATTCCAGCTACCCAATAGATATACAGGATAGGAACATTCTATTCCAGCTACCCAATAGATACACAGGATaagaacattccattccagctaccCAATAGATATACAGGATAGGAGGAACATTCTATTCCTGCTACCCAATAGATATACAGGATAGGAACATTCTATTCCAGCTACCCAATAGATACACAGGATaagaacattccattccagctaccCAATCGAAGGTACACATGAAGGtacctgtgccattaaacccctacaactcatccagaacgccgcagcccgtctggtgttcaaccttcccaagttctctcacgtcaccccgctcctccgcacactccactggcttccagttgaagctcgcatccgctacaagaccatggtgcttgcctacggagctgtgaggggaacggcacctccgtaccttcaggctctgatcaggccctacacccaagcaagggcactgcgttcatccacctctggcctgctcgcccccctacctctgaggaagtacagttcccgctcagcccagtcaaaactgtttgctgctctggcaccccaatggtggaacaagctccctcacgacgccaggacagcggagtcaatcaccaccttccggagacacctgaaaccccacctctttaaggaatacctgggataggataaagtaatccttctaaccccccccccaaaaaaaataaaaaataaagatatatatatatatatacatacagacagacagacagacagacagacagacagacagacagacagacagacagacagacagacatacatacatacatacatacataaaaaaataaaacatatatgtactattgtaaagtggttgttccactggatatcataaggtgaatgcaccaatttgctaaatgacgtaaatgtaaatgtacaaatgtgaaaaattggtggattcagtgttttggaaagaaactcTTCATATGTCTACAGTATATGATGTATTACTTGTGGTATTGTGAAGAAGTCATTGTATTGAGACATGTCTTCGTTGTGTAGGACTTGTATGGAGTACATCAGTGGTTGTGGGATCCCCAATGCTGTTCGTACAGCAACTAGAGGTATGTCAAGCCCCTCACATCACAGCTACTGTAGCTTCAGATCAAATCCAAATGCTTACAGTAAACATCCTGGCACCTAAGAATCTGACCTGATCTGACCTAACTTAACCCCTAACTTAACCTAACCAAACCTGACCTAACTTAACCCCTAACTTAACCTAACCTGACCTGATCTAACCTAACCTGACCTAACCTGACCTAACTTAACCCCTAACTTAACTTGACCTTACCTAATCTAATTTAACCTAATCTAACCAAATCTGACCTAACCTGACCTAATCTAACTTAACCTAACCAAACCTGACCTAATCTTACCAAAACTGACCTGACTTAACCAGACCTGACCTAACTTAACCCCTAACTTAACCTAACCTGACCTGCTCTAATCTAACCAAAACTGACCTGACTTAACCAGACCTGACCTTACCTAACTTAACCTAATCGGTTGCTTTCAGAATCACTCCAGAACACCCAAAGCTGTTATTGAATGCTTCATTGATGTGTTTCCCCCTCCATTCCCAGGTGAAGTATGACTTCCTGTACGACCACCACCACGTGTGTTGTCAGGAGCGTTGGCGTTCCCTGACCCACAGACAAGTGTACACCACTTTCATCATGGTAGCTCTGTTCCTGATGCCCATGGCAGCCATGTTGTTTCTCTACACACGGATAGGGATAGAGCTGTGGATTAGGAAGAGGGTGGGGGACTCCTCTGTCCTGAACACCATGAACCACAGAGAGGTCAACAAAATatccaggtactgtatgtactgtacatagatATAGGGaagaatgagagaggggagagatgagccaggagaggactggccaccatcctcagagcctggttcctctctagaatGGGAGAGAtgagccaggagaggactggccatcatcctcagagcctggttcctctctagaatgagagaggggagagatgagccaggagaggactggccaccaccctcagagcctggttcctctctagaatGGGAGAGAtgagccaggagaggactggccaccatcctcagagcctggttcctctctagaatgagagaggggagagatgagccaggagaggactggccaccatcctcagagcctggttcctctctagaatGAGAGAtgagccaggagaggactggtcacccctcagagcctggttcctctctacccagtacagccaggagaggactggccacccctcagagcctggttcctctggtctacccagtacagccaggagaggactggccacccctcagagcctggttcctctctacccagcacagccaggagaggactggccacccctcagagcctggttcctctctacccagtacagccaggagaggactggccacccctcagagcctggttcctctggtctacccagtacagccaggagaggactggccacccctcagagcctggttcctctctacccagtacagccaggagaggactggtcacccctcagagcctggttcctctctacccagtacagccaggagaggactggccacccctcagagcctggttcctctttacccagtacagccaggagaggactggccacccctcagagcctggttcctctatacccagtacagccaggagaggactggtcacccctcagagcctggttcctctctacccagtacagccaggagaggactggccacccctcagagcctggttcctctctacccagtacagccaggagaggactggccacccctcagagcctggttcctctctacccagtacagccaggagaggactggtcacccctcagagcctggttcctctctacccagtacagccaggagaggactggtcccccctcagagcctggttcctctctacccagtacagccaggagaggactggtcacccctcagagcctggttcctctctacccagtacagccaggagaggactggccacccctcagagcctggtttcttcctaggttcctgccttctagGGTGTTTTTTCTAGACGCTGTGCTTTTGCCTCTGcattgctctttggggtttttgGCTTGTTATCTGTAAAGagctttgtgacaactgctgatgtaaaaagggctttataaaatgcATGATATTGATTGATTGAGATGAACGGGATATGAAAAGTTGAACGCACGTGGGTATTGAACCGCAGTCTGAGTTGACTGGAGTTGGCAGCACTAACGCTAGACCATTCAGGCACGCCGAGCTTTTCTACAATAGCTGTTTTATTGTGTTGAAATGCATTGTGCATGATGACACCTGCACGTCTCTCAGTATGGGAAGAATAACAGAAAGGGAATCAGCATGAGAAGGTTACAACATGCTTTATTGATTTTCACAGGAAGAAGAAGCGAGCTGTAAAAATGATGATTACCATCGTTCTGCTGTTCACAATCTGTTGGGCTCCGTTTCATACCGTTCACATGCTGTTTGAGTACAGTAAGTATATGATCTATCACACTACAATAACGACAGTAGGGCTAGGTCTAACACGCTGAACTAGGGTGTAGTACATATAGCATAAACCATCACCGTCACATAGGTTAACCTTTACATTCAGGTTTAACTGTAACTCAGAGGCAGGTGTAAATCTGACGGTTCAGCATCTTTTTTTTTACTCTCACTAATCACGTTTCCATTAAACCATTTCATGCGGATGAATTACCTGATGCATGAAAAAAAAGTCACGACCAGTCTGATGAAAACATGAAATGTCGGTACAAGACTGTTGGCAAAAGTTTTTGTTCGTTCGaaatggtgggatctttttgtgtcggtaaaatcaATTAcgcgagaaatggcggtggaaatgcattgatgcgcaaatattgatttaATAACCATCacatcaaagtaaacttggagtcacgtgataTGTTGTTGTGTTCCTCGCACTACGAcccgggaaagcatgcagtttattaggctacagattaaataaatgatcaacttcacagggtggtgaatgtgcaatgagattgatgctcctttccaataaatgtcgagggtcttattctggcgacatgatgatcgatgcttggctgccgtttgacaaatgcACATCATTTTGCTCTTATTCATAATAATCTGATAATGTCGGTAGCCTACCCGctctgtatctgcgagctgttggctagcgCGCATGTACCCAGACCAGAGCGGGCACATCTGCTATATAATACAACACTTTTTGTGATACAAGTATCAGTAGAGTTggaaatgcgatggaaacccatttaacttgtatttttccaTTCGGTACATGAAAATGTAACAGTAAAAGTGATGTTTATATACACAACGTCACGCACATCCTCTTGTCGGGGacctcgagtggcgcagcggtgtaacatgctgaccagaccggacgcGTAGCGTGCGCGAGCGTCGCAAAatagatcgcgctgcaagtcctgcctcccccatctcctcattggtttatagaagcaggtacccacgtcccatctcctcattggtttatagaagcaggtacccacgtcccatctcctcattggtttatagaagcaggtacccacgtcccatctcctcattggtttatagaagcaggtacccacgtcccatctcctcattggtttatagaagcaggtacccacgtcccatctcctcattggttatacccacgtgggtgattgaaagaagaactgttttgccggttgtcttggtgatactatgaaagtgtagatggatcaccatataagttcaaagatgaaaaagcctggaaggaggagagatgactagaaacgattcggttggccgttttctgtgtggattaattgtcggagtagaggaccttgtgcatttcaggtaaaataacaactcaatgtttatatcccaggacaaattagctagcaacagcaagctaactaactaaattgccataaatgtttaatgcttttcgacctgtccacaaattaatgtaattggttcagagtttgttttgatattttaacctgcgtgtcgtgatcgcgtttggtgtagggggacataATACATTTATGCAGTATAgcacacgcgcgcagccggtttgggttccgtgtaaggcactgcatctcagtgcaagaggtgccACTAttgtacctggtttgaatccaagctgtatcacatctggttgtgctcgagagtcccatagggcggcgcacaattggcccagcgtcgtccactgtaaataagaatatgttcttaactgacttgcctagttaaaattaAAAACGTTTAAATCAGCAAACAGTCTGTTtttatttaatgttattttatgtttCTTAAGAGAAAAATATTGTAGTGATGTCCTTTATTTGTTACTGTATTGTAATTTCCAAAAAATGTATAATGAAAAAatcagtttgatggaaacatctcttgTGGGAAAATGCAATATTGTTATATggagattttagaatattcaaatgaaaatctgtcgcaaattggatggaaacctagctacaaaTATTCTCTAAATACAGCTGAACTAATCCCTAAAAACCTTCCTTTCTTCACATCTAGACGACCTGGAGAAGAACTCTGATGAGGTGACGGTGAACATGATCATCGCCATCGTCCAGGCCATAGGCTTCTCCAACTCCTTCAACAACCCGATCATCTACGCCTTCATGAACGAGAACTTCAAGAAGAGCTGTGTGGCTACCTTGTCCCGCTGCCTCAGGAAACCCTCCAACCACCGGGGCGGCGCTGTGGAGACGCCCAACAACCCCACTGTATGCTTTATTAGACCACTGAAGAGGGAGGCCTTCTCAGAGACTGGTGGCGGGGCTAATGGAGGCTTGGTGCAGGGTGTGCTGGAGAACGGTCCGTCTGTCTCCTCTCAGACCTCCTCAGCTTTAGCAGGAGAGAAGATGACGGTGAACAGTGAGCTACCAGTGAGCAGCGTAGATCTGTTGAAATAGTCTCGTTACAGACTTTAAAAAAAGAAGCACACCAGTCTCCTTTTTCACCTAATTTATCCAAGTGTACATTAGGGGAGAAATGAGTACAGGTTCAAAAGCGTACCTTTTGGAAAAGGTACAAATGATCCTATTTAGGCTACCACCACAGTGACAAAGCAGTCTGTTCCT is drawn from Salmo trutta unplaced genomic scaffold, fSalTru1.1, whole genome shotgun sequence and contains these coding sequences:
- the LOC115190199 gene encoding pyroglutamylated RF-amide peptide receptor-like encodes the protein MTTATEMGSTKITPEVLQEMLQHYNLTRQQFIESYNIQPLVYVPELPLGAKTTFVMMYVIIFILALVGNSLVVYIVVRKRAIQTSTNIFICSLAVSDLLITFFCIPFTLLQNISSEWLGGVLICKTIPFVQTMAIVTGILTMTCIAVERYQGIVYPLKMRRQYTPKRAYKMLGLVWSTSVVVGSPMLFVQQLEVKYDFLYDHHHVCCQERWRSLTHRQVYTTFIMVALFLMPMAAMLFLYTRIGIELWIRKRVGDSSVLNTMNHREVNKISRKKKRAVKMMITIVLLFTICWAPFHTVHMLFEYNDLEKNSDEVTVNMIIAIVQAIGFSNSFNNPIIYAFMNENFKKSCVATLSRCLRKPSNHRGGAVETPNNPTVCFIRPLKREAFSETGGGANGGLVQGVLENGPSVSSQTSSALAGEKMTVNSELPVSSVDLLK